One genomic region from Electrophorus electricus isolate fEleEle1 chromosome 25, fEleEle1.pri, whole genome shotgun sequence encodes:
- the plbd2 gene encoding putative phospholipase B-like 2 isoform X2 codes for MALLPNRSVTLLGLIFILICLLNVSLFATAASQLQSAIFDKQTGKLYLKEGFQTGFVALANFTDDIGTTGWSYLEVVTNGEYDDTLQAYGAGLVEAAVTSQLIYKHWVNTLMGYCSPFKYDAGFCHRLKEYITSNLQWVGEQIEKDIDSPYWHQVHLSLLQLQGLEDGYNGQVAFPEGRLSLNPLGFLLFQMGGDLEDLEAALNKSSQSRTVGSGSCSALIKLLPGNKDLLVSHDTWNTYQSMLRIMKKYNFSFRLFPKDKAVIPGGTQAFSSYPGSIFSGDDFYILSSGLVTMETTIGNSNPDLWKFVRPCGAVMEWLRNIVANRLARSGKEWADIFSQYNSGTGMIRTADKTKELYETRYWASYNIPYFEEVFNASGGQDLVKKYGSWFSFSDNPRAQIFRRNQSLVTDLESMVRLMRFNNFKNDPLSECEACDPVQNGENAISARSDLNPSNGTYPFGALKQRPHGGTDMKMTSYGFFKKYELLAVSGPTWDQVPVFEWSTSPYSSLMHLGHPDRWDFPTVHVRWSE; via the exons ATGGCTTTGCTTCCGAACCGTTCTGTCACATTACTGGgcttaatatttattttaatttgcctTTTAAATGTATCATTGTTCGCAACTGCGGCATCTCAGCTGCAGTCTGCAATATTTGACAAGCAAACCGGAAAACTGTATTTAAAAGAGGGCTTCCAGACAGGCTTCGTTGCCTTGGCAAACTTCACAGATGACATCGGTACTACTGG TTGGTCTTATCTTGAGGTTGTTACCAATGGCGAGTATGACGATACACTCCAGGCTTATGGTGCTGGACTTGTGGAGGCTGCGGTCACTTCACAG CTCATCTATAAGCACTGGGTGAATACATTGATGGGATATTGCAGCCCATTTAAGTATGATGCAGGCTTCTGCCACCGTCTGAAAGAGTATATCACATCCAACCTGCAGTGGGTAGGAGAGCAAATAGAAAAAGACATAGATTCACCATATTGGCATCAG GTCCATTTgtctctgctgcagctgcagggtTTGGAAGATGGTTATAATGGTCAGGTGGCTTTTCCAGAAGGAAGGCTCTCATTAAACCCCTTAGGGTTTCT ACTTTTCCAGATGGGTGGAGACTTGGAGGATTTGGAGGCAGCACTAAACAAATCTAGCCAATCACGTACAGTAGGCTCTGGTTCTTGCTCTGCTCTCATAAAGCTGTTGCCTGGTAACAAAGACCTGCTTGTGTCACATGACACTTGGAACACATATCAGTCCATGCTGAGGATCATGAAGAAGTATAATTTTTCATTCCGCTTATTTCCAAAAG ATAAGGCGGTGATTCCTGGAGGTACTCAGGCTTTCTCCTCTTACCCTGGCTCCATCTTTTCAGGAGACGACTTCTACATTCTCAGCAGTGGCCTG GTTACTATGGAAACAACCATTGGAAACAGTAACCCTGACCTTTGGAAGTTTGTAAGACCTTGTGGTGCAGTCATGGAGTGGCTAAGGAACATAGTAGCCAACAGACTTGCCCGAAGCGGCAAAGAGTGGGCAGACATTTTCAGCCAGTACAACAGTGGAAC AGGGATGATCCGAACTGCAGATAAGACCAAAGAGCTGTATGAGACAAGATACTGGGCCAGCTACAATATCCC gtaTTTTGAGGAGGTGTTTAATGCAAGTGGCGGTCAGGATCTGGTGAAGAAGTACGGTTCATGGTTCTCCTTTAGTGATAATCCAAGAGCTCAGATTTTCCGCCGGAACCAGTCACTTGTCACAGACCTGGAGTCCATGGTGCGATTAATGAG GTTTAACAACTTTAAGAACGATCCTTTGTCAGAGTGTGAAGCCTGTGATCCTGTTCAGAATGGTGAGAATGCCATCTCTGCACGCTCGGACCTTAACCCGTCTAATGGCACTTACCCCTTTGGAGCTCTGAAACAGAGACCTCATGGTGGAACAGACATGAAG ATGACATCCTATGGCTTCTTCAAGAAGTACGAGTTGCTCGCAGTCAGTGGACCTACATGGGACCAGGTGCCGGTGTTTGAATGGAGCACTTCTCCTTATAGCAGTTTGATGCACTTAGGCCACCCAGACCGCTGGGACTTCCCCACTGTACACGTCAGATGGTCAGAATAA
- the LOC113585661 gene encoding claudin-10 — MNYRTVIMYAEIGCFVTCVCGWILVCSTIAIEQWTYSSVARTVITTAHFFSNLWQDCTSDSTGKTDCKEFPSLLDLQMYIHLCRALIITSIILGLFGDILALVGMKCTKLGGSEMMNARITFTAGMIYFASGFCAMFAFSWYGNKVISGFLDPNHRTLKYEIGSALFIGWGGSALLIVGGFLYSIFAGMEGCQSSPKGLVSSAYEVPSSDTLEPSKQALTLPPSLLTDMERRKSKHFSQAYQKDEYV; from the exons ATGAATTACAGGACTGTTATCATGTATGCTGAAATAGGTTGTTttgtcacctgtgtgtgtggatggatcTTGGTTTGTTCAACTATAGCAATAGAACAATGGACATACTCTTCAGTGGCAAGGACGGTCATCACCACTGCCCACTTCTTTTCCAACCTCTGGCAAGACTGCACCTCTGATTCTACTGGGAAGACTGACTGCAAGGAGTTTCCATCATTGCTTGATTTGCAGA TGTACATCCATTTGTGTCGAGCTCTAATCATAACCTCCATAATCCTGGGATTGTTTGGAGACATTCTGGCCTTAGTAGGAATGAAGTGTACCAAACTTGGAGGGTCTGAAATGATGAATGCAAGAATTACTTTCACTGCAGGGATGATTTATTTTGCATCAG GTTTTTGTGCTATGTTCGCTTTCAGCTGGTATGGAAATAAGGTTATTTCAGGGTTCCTGGATCCCAACCATCGAACACtaaa GTATGAAATAGGATCAGCGTTATTTATTGGTTGGGGTGGCTCTGCACTTCTCATAGTTGGAGGATTCCTATACAGCATTTTTGCAGGAATGGAGGGCTGCCAGTCAAG CCCAAAGGGACTAGTGTCCTCTGCATATGAAGTTCCGTCTTCTGATACGCTGGAACCAAGCAAACAAGCACTCACACTTCCACCATCTCTTCTGACTGACATGGAAAGAAGAAAGTCTAAGCACTTCAGCCAAGCCTATCAGAAGGATGAATATGTTTAA
- the plbd2 gene encoding putative phospholipase B-like 2 isoform X1 — protein sequence MALLPNRSVTLLGLIFILICLLNVSLFATAASQLQSAIFDKQTGKLYLKEGFQTGFVALANFTDDIGTTGWSYLEVVTNGEYDDTLQAYGAGLVEAAVTSQLIYKHWVNTLMGYCSPFKYDAGFCHRLKEYITSNLQWVGEQIEKDIDSPYWHQVHLSLLQLQGLEDGYNGQVAFPEGRLSLNPLGFLLFQMGGDLEDLEAALNKSSQSRTVGSGSCSALIKLLPGNKDLLVSHDTWNTYQSMLRIMKKYNFSFRLFPKDKAVIPGGTQAFSSYPGSIFSGDDFYILSSGLVTMETTIGNSNPDLWKFVRPCGAVMEWLRNIVANRLARSGKEWADIFSQYNSGTYNNQWMIVDYKNFIPGAPAINQGLFTVLEQIPGMIRTADKTKELYETRYWASYNIPYFEEVFNASGGQDLVKKYGSWFSFSDNPRAQIFRRNQSLVTDLESMVRLMRFNNFKNDPLSECEACDPVQNGENAISARSDLNPSNGTYPFGALKQRPHGGTDMKMTSYGFFKKYELLAVSGPTWDQVPVFEWSTSPYSSLMHLGHPDRWDFPTVHVRWSE from the exons ATGGCTTTGCTTCCGAACCGTTCTGTCACATTACTGGgcttaatatttattttaatttgcctTTTAAATGTATCATTGTTCGCAACTGCGGCATCTCAGCTGCAGTCTGCAATATTTGACAAGCAAACCGGAAAACTGTATTTAAAAGAGGGCTTCCAGACAGGCTTCGTTGCCTTGGCAAACTTCACAGATGACATCGGTACTACTGG TTGGTCTTATCTTGAGGTTGTTACCAATGGCGAGTATGACGATACACTCCAGGCTTATGGTGCTGGACTTGTGGAGGCTGCGGTCACTTCACAG CTCATCTATAAGCACTGGGTGAATACATTGATGGGATATTGCAGCCCATTTAAGTATGATGCAGGCTTCTGCCACCGTCTGAAAGAGTATATCACATCCAACCTGCAGTGGGTAGGAGAGCAAATAGAAAAAGACATAGATTCACCATATTGGCATCAG GTCCATTTgtctctgctgcagctgcagggtTTGGAAGATGGTTATAATGGTCAGGTGGCTTTTCCAGAAGGAAGGCTCTCATTAAACCCCTTAGGGTTTCT ACTTTTCCAGATGGGTGGAGACTTGGAGGATTTGGAGGCAGCACTAAACAAATCTAGCCAATCACGTACAGTAGGCTCTGGTTCTTGCTCTGCTCTCATAAAGCTGTTGCCTGGTAACAAAGACCTGCTTGTGTCACATGACACTTGGAACACATATCAGTCCATGCTGAGGATCATGAAGAAGTATAATTTTTCATTCCGCTTATTTCCAAAAG ATAAGGCGGTGATTCCTGGAGGTACTCAGGCTTTCTCCTCTTACCCTGGCTCCATCTTTTCAGGAGACGACTTCTACATTCTCAGCAGTGGCCTG GTTACTATGGAAACAACCATTGGAAACAGTAACCCTGACCTTTGGAAGTTTGTAAGACCTTGTGGTGCAGTCATGGAGTGGCTAAGGAACATAGTAGCCAACAGACTTGCCCGAAGCGGCAAAGAGTGGGCAGACATTTTCAGCCAGTACAACAGTGGAAC gtACAACAATCAGTGGATGATAGTTGACTATAAGAATTTTATTCCAGGTGCACCAGCCATTAACCAAGGGCTGTTTACTGTGCTTGAACAAATACC AGGGATGATCCGAACTGCAGATAAGACCAAAGAGCTGTATGAGACAAGATACTGGGCCAGCTACAATATCCC gtaTTTTGAGGAGGTGTTTAATGCAAGTGGCGGTCAGGATCTGGTGAAGAAGTACGGTTCATGGTTCTCCTTTAGTGATAATCCAAGAGCTCAGATTTTCCGCCGGAACCAGTCACTTGTCACAGACCTGGAGTCCATGGTGCGATTAATGAG GTTTAACAACTTTAAGAACGATCCTTTGTCAGAGTGTGAAGCCTGTGATCCTGTTCAGAATGGTGAGAATGCCATCTCTGCACGCTCGGACCTTAACCCGTCTAATGGCACTTACCCCTTTGGAGCTCTGAAACAGAGACCTCATGGTGGAACAGACATGAAG ATGACATCCTATGGCTTCTTCAAGAAGTACGAGTTGCTCGCAGTCAGTGGACCTACATGGGACCAGGTGCCGGTGTTTGAATGGAGCACTTCTCCTTATAGCAGTTTGATGCACTTAGGCCACCCAGACCGCTGGGACTTCCCCACTGTACACGTCAGATGGTCAGAATAA